A DNA window from Carnobacterium funditum DSM 5970 contains the following coding sequences:
- a CDS encoding NAD-dependent protein deacylase — MANPIDTLQQFIDEAEHIAFFGGAGVSTESGLLDYRSDNGAYTKLERQKLDPRRVMSKRYLLNSPEKFFNQTNNKKKRIKSEPNAAHLYLAELESKPKDVRIITQNVDRLHQTAGSKLVVELHGNNRHFHCMECGREYKPKEIQRDELNIPRCPIDNGIIRADVVLFGENIKPEILERAKELIASSDLLIIAGTSLTVNPAKNLIHYFKGKRVVVINKTPLKIDFPIDLVIEDAVGETFKQLSI; from the coding sequence ATGGCCAATCCGATTGACACATTACAACAATTTATTGATGAGGCAGAGCATATCGCTTTCTTTGGAGGGGCTGGAGTATCGACTGAAAGTGGACTCTTAGATTATCGGTCAGATAATGGTGCATATACTAAATTAGAGAGACAAAAGTTGGATCCTAGGAGAGTGATGAGTAAACGCTATTTATTAAATTCTCCTGAAAAATTTTTTAATCAGACTAATAATAAGAAGAAACGAATAAAATCGGAACCGAATGCCGCTCATCTTTATTTGGCAGAGCTAGAAAGTAAACCGAAAGATGTCCGGATCATCACTCAAAACGTTGATCGTCTGCATCAAACTGCTGGAAGTAAACTTGTCGTTGAATTACATGGTAACAATCGTCATTTTCACTGTATGGAATGTGGCCGAGAATACAAGCCAAAAGAAATCCAAAGAGATGAACTAAATATTCCAAGGTGTCCTATTGATAATGGCATTATTCGAGCAGATGTTGTTTTATTTGGAGAAAATATTAAGCCAGAAATTTTAGAAAGAGCAAAAGAACTCATTGCTAGTTCTGACTTACTCATCATTGCAGGCACGTCTTTAACTGTTAATCCGGCTAAAAATTTGATTCACTATTTTAAAGGGAAACGGGTTGTTGTCATTAATAAAACGCCTCTGAAAATTGATTTTCCAATTGATTTAGTTATTGAAGATGCTGTTGGTGAAACCTTTAAGCAACTATCAATCTAA